From one Mya arenaria isolate MELC-2E11 chromosome 4, ASM2691426v1 genomic stretch:
- the LOC128231853 gene encoding uncharacterized protein KIAA2013 homolog, translating to MNNCLYNFYRCLVCKPSKFRNMWWKTAISSSMTRVNSLSRSRKVILALFVVLVFLYYIGPRIFGYGTKKHVIHANVGKCLAAKLSRFQDNIDNFDAMTNYVPQVLAQKNYPTYVGNGYLAVSFDSQNGLYIRLNRALSLPVPYYPVVNSYIDNTSKEEVDVLQIRDGIANRIQIFNTRSGCITAESEMYAHRSRPSLLVQDLRLHNPTRSEVALGLDQILASGWKDAKTSSESAVNTIGTSVSYTLTWGLIKIDALAEDLLYVGVAIASTNIKDKTLVLEASKFEKIQILTTIQYTKAGPLDTVQGQMTDLQNACKQELEAALKIDSETLRSEHVGIWRKLWQSGFSISYSLAADALNGDKINSTIYYVLSNVPAPLHDPKTNPEVALDLKKTLHYPDQCYKEHTSLHSGTLWADAYDEDSIARIVTTWIITLEKQGCLRMISAGVEGVLQAMLLSIGSLHFGDDHLEMRLHPKDTHRDFNFHRINYGNNTHMNISVLVGENNKANIFVSLDRNDKPYYACDAGCLDPPVPLSNSFSKFPVKLTEPLTAILYVTADKIHMEELKHAIHVKEIAEAPAHEHHVIALHKHGHHFGGLPTIFWVSIAFLITVFHLFLFKLIYNEYCQAQDRYSRSRYNL from the exons ATGAATAATTGCTTGTATAATTTCTATCGATGCTTAGTTTGCAAACCATCTAAGTTTAGAAATATGTGGTGGAAAACAGCTATCTCAAGTTCAATGACTCGCGTAAACAGTCTTAGCAG ATCCAGGAAAGTAATTCTTGCACTCTTTGTTGTGTTGGTGTTCCTGTATTACATTGGCCCAAGAATTTTTGGATATGGGACAAAGAAACATGTGATTCATGCTAATG tgGGAAAATGTCTAGCTGCAAAGTTGTCGAGGTTCCAAGACaacattgacaattttgatgccATGACAAACTATGTTCCACAAGTATTGGCACAGAAAAACTACCCTACCTATGTTG GCAACGGTTATCTAGCAGTAAGCTTTGACAGCCAGAATGGACTATACATCCGTCTGAATCGAGCCCTTTCTTTACCAGTGCCGTATTACCCAGTGGTCAACTCATACATTGATAATACTAGCAAAGAGG AAGTTGATGTACTACAGATCAGAGATGGTATAGCAAATagaattcaaatatttaacaca AGGTCAGGATGTATAACTGCGGAGTCAGAGATGTACGCCCACCGGTCCCGGCCCTCCCTTCTGGTACAGGACCTCCGTCTTCACAACCCGACACGCAGCGAAGTGGCCTTAGGTTTAGACCAGATATTAGCCTCTGGATGGAAGGATGCAAAAACATCCTCAGAAAG TGCAGTGAACACAATTGGTACATCAGTTAGCTACACTCTTACTTGGGGACTGATCAAGATCGACGCTCTGGCCGAAGACTTGTTGTACGTCGGAGTGGCTATCGCATCGACGAACATTAAAGACAAGACCTTGGTTCTCGAAGCCTCAAA GTTTGAAAAGATACAAATACTAACCACAATTCAATACACGAAGGCAGGACCACTAGACACCGTCCAGGGTCAGATGACAGATCTCCAGAATGCCTGCAAACAG GAATTGGAAGCAGCCCTTAAAATTGACTCAGAGACTTTGAGAAGTGAACATGTGGGTATATGGAGAAAG CTGTGGCAGAGTGGTTTTAGCATCAGCTATTCCCTGGCTGCTGATGCCCTGAATGGCGACAAGATAAACAGCACCATATACTATGTTCTCAGTAACGTCCCCGCCCCGTTACACGACCCAAAAACCAACCCAGAGGTTGCCTTGGATTTGAAGAAAACCCTTCACTACCCAGATCAGTGTTATAAGGAGCATACCTCACT TCATTCAGGCACTCTGTGGGCTGATGCCTATGATGAAGACAGTATTGCCAGAATTGTGACCACATGGATCATAACACTGGAGAAACAGGGCTGTCTGCGGATGATCTCAGCAG GAGTGGAAGGCGTACTTCAAGCCATGTTGTTAAGTATTGGCTCGCTGCATTTCGGAGATGACCATCTTGAAATGAGGCTTCACCCAAAGGATACACATCGAGACTTCAACTTCCATCGCATAAACTATGGCAACAACACACACATGAATATTTCTGTCCTTGTTGGGGAGAACAATAAAGCGAACATTTTTGTGTCCCTGGACAGGAATGATAAGCCTTATTATGCATGTGACGCAGGGTGCTTGGACCCTCCTGTGCCTCTCAG CAATTCCTTTTCCAAGTTCCCTGTAAAGTTGACGGAGCCTCTCACTGCGATACTGTATGTGACGGCTGACAAAATCCATATGGAGGAGCTCAAGCATGCAATACACGTCAAGGAGATTGCAGAAG